One Brassica oleracea var. oleracea cultivar TO1000 chromosome C7, BOL, whole genome shotgun sequence genomic window carries:
- the LOC106303803 gene encoding uncharacterized protein LOC106303803 encodes MDSLDFDSLKAEKAKALRRYNSFHRVGRFFRAAEVCVALLFLLWTFSRLPFAVQISREFLRRIAGVVSTPLFVFLLGNCIVVLLLTKSSVEDNNRGGSSDPNAETDIYEALVRSVENQYKEADELEEKIVYDDKEVIVIDVMSSDIPREENDQPKVYGRSKSDVKQTSADDDDRMVVIPKPSSLHRSKTEKCMRIDDNNKNDKNSYAEDNLSNEEFQKTIEAFIAKQLIFRRQESLSVVVHNKA; translated from the coding sequence ATGGATTCACTCGATTTTGACAGCTTGAAAGCAGAGAAAGCCAAGGCGTTGCGGCGTTACAACAGTTTCCACAGAGTCGGCCGTTTCTTCCGCGCGGCTGAGGTTTGCGTCGCCCTCCTCTTCCTCCTTTGGACGTTTTCCCGCCTTCCTTTCGCCGTCCAAATCTCCCGAGAGTTTCTCCGCCGTATCGCCGGCGTTGTATCGACTCCCCTCTTCGTCTTCCTTCTCGGGAACTGCATCGTCGTCCTTCTCCTCACCAAATCCTCTGTAGAGGATAACAACAGAGGAGGTTCTTCTGACCCAAACGCAGAAACAGATATATACGAGGCGTTGGTCAGATCTGTTGAGAATCAATACAAAGAAGCAGATGAGTTGGAAGAGAAGATCGTTTACGATGACAAAGAGGTGATCGTCATTGATGTGATGAGTTCAGATATTCCTCGTGAAGAAAACGATCAGCCCAAGGTGTATGGAAGAAGCAAATCCGACGTAAAGCAGACTAGTGCAGATGACGATGATCGTATGGTGGTCATCCCTAAACCTTCTTCTCTCCATAGATCAAAGACTGAAAAGTGCATGAGAATCGATGATAATAATAAGAATGATAAGAATAGTTATGCAGAGGATAACCTTAGCAACGAAGAGTTTCAGAAAACGATCGAAGCTTTCATTGCCAAACAGCTGATATTTCGTCGCCAGGAATCTTTATCCGTCGTTGTCCACAACAAAGCCTAA